A region of Corynebacterium glucuronolyticum DSM 44120 DNA encodes the following proteins:
- a CDS encoding alpha/beta hydrolase, with amino-acid sequence MSHLRSASSRARRFAASTIAVATMVAGLPAIATAQEAAVATANTTDPADVAATPAAETTENSDGLATLTKENNDGEALQKWRSRIGGEKRGILKDEKGEPIKDANGNPKMGYVYRENSAGEKFYVYNTGSNDPQVSVYQATSPSMNGRSIPLVVIHAKDPGRPTLYVLNGGDGGEGSANWIMQTKMIDFYKDKNINVVVPMEGKFSYYSDWVNEKKNLGGKQMWETFLTKELPPVIEKELQANDKRAITGMSMSATTVLLYAQHHPGFYDAIGSFSGCAQTNDSMGRIAIDLTLERASSNVNEMWGNGEAFQPGFLDKPVDNYLQYNDALVNAEKLRGQTMYISNASGLSGRWDYWSSPRTKGNSAAMAEVEVVGGVIEGATNFCTHQLKAKLDKAGIPAEWNFRPTGTHQWGYWEDDMHLSWPTLAKGLGIENELNS; translated from the coding sequence ATGAGCCATCTACGTTCCGCCTCGTCGCGCGCACGTCGTTTCGCTGCAAGCACCATTGCCGTCGCCACGATGGTCGCCGGCCTGCCCGCCATTGCCACTGCCCAGGAAGCCGCCGTCGCAACGGCTAACACGACGGATCCGGCCGACGTTGCTGCCACCCCGGCGGCAGAGACCACGGAAAACAGCGACGGCCTAGCCACCCTCACCAAGGAGAATAACGACGGCGAAGCCCTGCAAAAGTGGCGTTCGCGAATCGGTGGCGAGAAGCGCGGCATACTCAAGGACGAGAAGGGCGAGCCAATCAAGGATGCGAATGGCAACCCCAAGATGGGCTACGTTTATCGGGAAAACAGCGCCGGCGAGAAGTTCTACGTGTACAACACCGGCTCCAACGATCCGCAGGTCAGCGTCTACCAGGCCACGTCCCCGTCGATGAACGGCCGATCCATTCCGCTCGTCGTCATCCACGCGAAGGACCCGGGTCGCCCGACGCTGTACGTACTCAACGGCGGTGACGGTGGCGAGGGTTCCGCCAACTGGATCATGCAGACGAAGATGATCGATTTCTACAAGGATAAGAACATCAACGTCGTCGTCCCCATGGAGGGCAAGTTCTCCTACTACTCCGACTGGGTCAACGAAAAGAAGAACCTTGGTGGCAAGCAGATGTGGGAAACTTTCCTCACTAAGGAACTCCCGCCCGTGATTGAGAAGGAACTGCAGGCCAACGACAAGCGCGCCATCACCGGCATGTCCATGTCCGCCACCACGGTGCTCCTGTACGCACAGCACCACCCGGGCTTCTACGATGCGATCGGCAGCTTCTCCGGTTGCGCCCAGACCAACGACTCCATGGGCCGCATCGCGATCGATCTCACGCTTGAGCGCGCAAGCTCCAACGTGAACGAAATGTGGGGCAATGGCGAGGCATTCCAGCCGGGATTCCTGGACAAGCCAGTGGACAACTACCTGCAGTACAACGACGCACTCGTGAATGCAGAGAAGCTCCGTGGCCAGACGATGTACATCTCTAACGCCTCCGGTCTCTCCGGCCGCTGGGATTACTGGTCCAGCCCGCGTACCAAGGGCAACTCCGCCGCGATGGCCGAGGTTGAGGTCGTCGGTGGCGTGATTGAGGGCGCTACCAACTTCTGCACCCACCAGCTCAAGGCGAAGCTGGACAAGGCGGGCATCCCCGCCGAGTGGAACTTCCGCCCGACGGGCACCCACCAGTGGGGCTACTGGGAGGATGACATGCACCTCTCCTGGCCGACGCTGGCCAAGGGCCTGGGCATCGAAAACGAGCTCAACAGCTAA
- the lpdA gene encoding dihydrolipoyl dehydrogenase, translated as MSEHFDVVVLGAGPGGYVAAIRAAQLGKKVAVVEKQYWGGVCLNVGCIPSKALIKNAELAHVLTKEKKTFGIEGDVTMSFEAAHKRSRKVSGNIVKGVHFLMKKNEITEINGLGSFKDAKTLEITDGDDKGKEITFDDCIIATGSVVKSLPGVELSENVVSYEEQILNEKLPESMVIVGAGAIGMEFAYVLANFGVKITIVEFMDRVLPNEDPEVSKAIAREYKKLGVKLLTAHATKAVRDNGDSVEVDIESKDGSKSETLTVDRVLVSVGFAPRTEGYGLENTGVKLTERGAIDIDERMRTSVEHIYAIGDVTAKLQLAHVAEAQGIVAAETIAGAETLELGDYMMMPRATFCNPQVASFGYTEEKAKEKFPDAEIKVASFPFSANGKAQGLGESQGFVKIIADGRHGELLGAHMVGSNVSEMIPELTLAQRFDLTAEEIARNVHIHPTMSEAMKEAAHGIAGHMINL; from the coding sequence ATGAGTGAACATTTTGATGTAGTTGTACTCGGTGCGGGCCCTGGCGGCTATGTTGCTGCCATTCGCGCAGCCCAACTGGGTAAAAAAGTGGCGGTCGTGGAAAAGCAGTACTGGGGCGGCGTGTGCCTCAACGTCGGGTGTATCCCGTCGAAGGCGCTCATCAAGAACGCGGAGCTTGCTCACGTCCTGACCAAGGAAAAGAAGACCTTCGGTATTGAGGGCGACGTCACCATGAGCTTCGAGGCGGCGCACAAGCGCTCCCGCAAGGTCTCGGGCAACATTGTCAAGGGCGTCCACTTCCTCATGAAGAAGAACGAGATCACCGAGATTAACGGCCTCGGCTCTTTCAAGGATGCGAAGACCCTGGAGATCACCGACGGCGATGACAAGGGCAAGGAAATCACCTTCGACGATTGCATCATCGCCACGGGTTCCGTTGTGAAGAGCCTCCCCGGTGTCGAACTTTCGGAGAACGTCGTCTCCTACGAGGAGCAGATCCTCAACGAGAAGCTTCCGGAGTCCATGGTTATCGTGGGCGCGGGTGCTATCGGCATGGAGTTCGCGTACGTACTGGCTAACTTCGGTGTGAAGATTACCATCGTCGAGTTCATGGATCGCGTTCTGCCGAACGAGGATCCCGAGGTGTCTAAGGCGATTGCCCGCGAATACAAGAAGCTAGGCGTTAAGCTTCTCACCGCTCACGCCACCAAGGCTGTGCGTGACAACGGTGACTCCGTCGAGGTGGACATCGAGTCTAAGGACGGGTCGAAGAGCGAGACGCTCACCGTTGATCGCGTCCTCGTATCTGTCGGCTTTGCGCCGCGCACCGAGGGCTACGGCCTGGAGAACACCGGCGTGAAGCTCACCGAGCGTGGCGCCATCGACATCGATGAGCGCATGCGCACGAGCGTCGAGCACATCTACGCTATCGGCGACGTGACGGCCAAGCTGCAGCTCGCCCACGTCGCTGAGGCGCAGGGTATCGTCGCAGCCGAGACGATCGCTGGGGCAGAGACCCTGGAGCTCGGCGATTACATGATGATGCCGCGCGCCACGTTCTGCAACCCGCAGGTCGCATCCTTCGGTTACACAGAAGAGAAGGCCAAGGAAAAGTTCCCGGACGCAGAGATCAAGGTCGCCTCCTTCCCGTTCTCCGCAAACGGCAAGGCACAGGGCCTGGGCGAGTCTCAGGGCTTTGTCAAGATCATTGCCGATGGTCGCCATGGCGAGCTGCTCGGTGCACACATGGTGGGCTCCAACGTCTCCGAGATGATTCCGGAGCTGACGCTGGCCCAGCGCTTCGACCTCACCGCAGAAGAAATTGCCCGCAACGTCCACATCCACCCGACGATGTCGGAGGCGATGAAGGAAGCTGCGCACGGCATTGCTGGCCATATGATCAACCTGTAA
- a CDS encoding DUF6767 domain-containing protein encodes MPVEPKCPIRYGDPCSLCVPGATGPQDCQLVALVRDDPELMELRREMIARKKGENRSRGASNN; translated from the coding sequence ATGCCAGTAGAGCCGAAGTGCCCGATTCGCTATGGAGATCCGTGCTCGCTTTGTGTGCCGGGAGCGACCGGGCCGCAGGACTGTCAGCTGGTTGCTCTGGTTCGCGATGATCCGGAGTTGATGGAGCTGCGTCGTGAGATGATTGCCCGCAAAAAGGGCGAAAATCGGTCACGCGGTGCCAGTAATAATTAA
- a CDS encoding succinate dehydrogenase cytochrome b subunit translates to MTVKYDDREAIAHGKITTKPLRERPSAPSWALKLIMAITGIIFGLFVFVHMIGNLKIFLPDTDGVNHLNEYAAFLREFGEPMLPYGSFLWAFRIVLLVCLIAHIYSAFALHGRGQKSRGKFRRSGLMGGLNSFSARTMLVTGIVLLLFIIFHLLDLTIGAQPAATAAFEHGEAYANVLASFSRPIVAIFYILAMVILFFHLSHGLWTAVSDLGITGKRWRAVLLFVSYLIPAAVLVGNALIPIAVLAGWLV, encoded by the coding sequence ATGACTGTTAAATATGATGACCGTGAGGCCATTGCTCACGGTAAAATCACTACAAAGCCGCTGCGTGAGCGGCCGAGCGCGCCCTCATGGGCGTTGAAGCTCATTATGGCGATTACGGGCATTATTTTCGGCCTGTTCGTCTTTGTCCACATGATCGGAAACCTGAAGATCTTCCTTCCGGATACCGACGGGGTTAACCATCTGAATGAGTACGCGGCGTTCCTGCGTGAGTTCGGTGAACCAATGTTGCCCTACGGTTCCTTCCTGTGGGCATTCCGAATTGTTCTCCTCGTGTGCCTGATCGCACACATTTACTCTGCCTTCGCGCTCCACGGGCGTGGCCAGAAGTCCCGCGGCAAGTTCCGCCGCTCTGGCCTTATGGGGGGTCTGAACAGTTTCTCCGCACGAACCATGCTCGTCACGGGTATCGTGCTGCTTCTGTTCATCATCTTCCACCTGCTGGATCTGACGATCGGCGCACAGCCGGCTGCAACGGCAGCATTCGAGCACGGTGAAGCATACGCAAACGTGCTCGCCAGCTTCAGCCGCCCGATCGTTGCCATCTTCTACATCCTCGCGATGGTCATCCTGTTCTTCCACCTGAGCCACGGGCTCTGGACAGCAGTGAGCGACCTGGGCATCACGGGTAAGCGCTGGCGCGCAGTCCTGCTGTTCGTGTCTTACCTCATCCCCGCCGCTGTGCTGGTGGGTAACGCACTCATCCCGATCGCCGTTCTCGCCGGTTGGCTTGTTTAG
- a CDS encoding fumarate reductase/succinate dehydrogenase flavoprotein subunit: protein MPNGQEFTAPASSVSEVELGNILEAGLPEGVPLKEAWEYHKAHMTLVSPLNRRKFTIIVVGTGLAGAAAAAALGELGYNLKVFTYHDAPRRAHSIAAQGGVNSARGKKVDNDSTYRHVKDTVKGGDYRCREADCWRLAAESVRVIDHMNAIGAPFAREYGGTLATRSFGGVQVSRTYYTRGQTGQQLQLASASALQRQINEGTVEMFTHNDLFDIIVDEKDGKKHCSGVVMRNLITGELTAHMGHAVILATGGYGNVFHKTTLAKNSNASAMMRAYDQGAFMASPSFIQFHPTGLPKNADWQSKTILMSESLRNDGRIWCPKQKGDDRDPNTIPDEERDYFLERRYPAFGNLVPRDVASRAITKQLVEGYGVGPNHNSAYLDFRDAIERLGKDTVAERYGNLFDMYEETIGEDPYTTPMRIAPTCHFTMGGLWTDFDEMTAIDGLFAAGECSWTYHGANRLGANSLLSASVDGWFTLPFSVPNYLGQHLGEELPPADCPAAQAALKRAHDRIERLMNIKGNHGPDYFHEKLGKILYDKCGVDRNTEALSQALPELRKLRDEFWSDLFIPGAANEMNQTLELANRVADYFELGELMCIDALDRDESCGAHYRSDHLSEDGEAERDDENWCFVSAWERGEGNHFIRHAEPLYFEEIPLMTRNYK from the coding sequence ATGCCCAATGGGCAGGAATTTACCGCCCCGGCCTCGTCCGTGAGCGAAGTTGAGCTGGGCAACATCCTCGAGGCAGGTCTGCCTGAGGGTGTTCCGCTGAAGGAGGCCTGGGAGTATCACAAGGCGCACATGACGCTGGTCTCCCCGCTGAACCGTCGCAAGTTCACCATCATCGTTGTCGGCACCGGCCTGGCCGGTGCTGCCGCAGCTGCTGCTCTCGGCGAGCTGGGCTACAACCTGAAGGTGTTCACCTACCACGATGCCCCGCGTCGTGCACACTCCATTGCTGCACAGGGTGGCGTGAACTCCGCTCGTGGCAAGAAGGTGGACAACGACTCCACCTACCGCCACGTGAAAGACACGGTGAAGGGCGGCGACTACCGCTGCCGTGAGGCTGACTGCTGGCGTCTCGCCGCTGAGTCGGTCCGCGTTATTGACCACATGAATGCCATCGGTGCACCGTTCGCTCGTGAGTACGGCGGCACGCTGGCCACCCGCTCCTTCGGTGGTGTGCAGGTGTCCCGTACGTACTACACCCGCGGTCAGACGGGTCAGCAGCTGCAGCTTGCATCCGCTTCCGCGCTGCAGCGCCAGATCAACGAGGGCACCGTCGAGATGTTCACTCACAATGATCTCTTCGACATCATTGTGGACGAAAAGGACGGCAAGAAGCACTGCTCCGGTGTGGTTATGCGTAACCTCATCACCGGTGAGCTCACCGCCCACATGGGTCACGCTGTGATCCTTGCTACCGGTGGCTACGGCAACGTCTTCCACAAGACCACGCTGGCTAAGAACTCGAACGCATCTGCCATGATGCGCGCCTACGATCAAGGTGCCTTCATGGCCAGCCCGTCGTTCATTCAGTTCCACCCGACGGGTCTGCCGAAGAACGCCGACTGGCAGTCCAAGACCATCCTCATGTCTGAGTCTCTGCGTAACGATGGCCGCATTTGGTGCCCGAAGCAGAAGGGCGACGACCGCGACCCGAACACGATTCCGGATGAGGAGCGCGACTACTTCCTCGAGCGCCGTTACCCGGCATTCGGTAACCTTGTGCCCCGCGACGTCGCTTCCCGTGCCATCACCAAGCAGCTCGTTGAGGGCTACGGTGTCGGCCCGAACCACAACTCCGCGTACCTCGACTTCCGCGATGCCATCGAGCGTCTCGGCAAGGACACCGTGGCTGAGCGCTACGGCAACCTGTTCGACATGTACGAGGAGACGATCGGTGAGGATCCTTACACCACGCCGATGCGTATCGCCCCGACCTGCCACTTCACCATGGGTGGTCTGTGGACGGACTTTGATGAGATGACAGCTATCGACGGCCTGTTCGCCGCCGGTGAGTGCTCCTGGACCTACCACGGAGCTAACCGCCTCGGCGCGAACTCGCTGCTGTCCGCATCTGTGGACGGCTGGTTTACCCTCCCGTTCTCCGTACCGAACTACCTCGGCCAGCACCTGGGCGAGGAGCTCCCACCGGCAGACTGCCCGGCAGCTCAGGCAGCCCTCAAGCGTGCGCACGATCGCATTGAGCGCCTCATGAACATCAAGGGCAACCACGGTCCGGACTACTTCCACGAGAAGCTGGGCAAGATCCTCTACGACAAGTGTGGCGTGGATCGTAACACCGAGGCTCTCTCCCAGGCTCTGCCGGAGCTCCGCAAGCTGCGCGACGAGTTCTGGTCCGATCTGTTCATCCCCGGTGCTGCCAACGAGATGAACCAGACCCTCGAGCTTGCTAACCGCGTTGCTGACTACTTCGAGCTGGGTGAGCTCATGTGCATCGATGCCCTCGATCGCGATGAGTCCTGTGGCGCACACTACCGTTCGGATCACCTCAGTGAAGACGGCGAAGCCGAGCGCGACGATGAGAACTGGTGCTTCGTGTCTGCGTGGGAGCGCGGCGAAGGTAACCACTTCATCCGCCACGCAGAGCCCCTGTACTTCGAAGAGATCCCGCTGATGACAAGGAATTACAAGTAA
- a CDS encoding succinate dehydrogenase/fumarate reductase iron-sulfur subunit, with product MKLNLEIWRQADSNSEGHFEAIAVEDAVPQMSILELLDHVNLKLIEEGKEPFAFASDCREGICGTCGLQVNGRPHGLDKNKPACQQRLAGIHNDGDTLKIEPFRSAAYPVIRDLVVDRSALDRVMEQGGYVSVNAGTAPDADTLATSHENAEKALDFAACIGCGACVAACPNGAAHLFTGAKLQHLRLTPMGEHERGRRARRMIDELETNFGPCSLYGECADVCPAGIPLTAVSIVTKERARAALRGKDD from the coding sequence ATGAAACTGAATCTTGAAATCTGGCGTCAGGCCGACTCGAACTCCGAGGGACACTTCGAGGCCATCGCTGTTGAGGACGCCGTACCGCAGATGTCCATCCTCGAGCTTCTGGACCACGTCAACCTGAAGCTCATCGAGGAGGGCAAGGAGCCGTTCGCCTTCGCCTCCGATTGCCGCGAAGGTATTTGTGGCACCTGTGGCCTGCAGGTCAATGGTCGCCCGCACGGCCTGGACAAAAACAAGCCTGCCTGCCAGCAGCGCCTGGCCGGCATCCACAACGACGGCGACACCCTGAAGATTGAACCGTTCCGCTCCGCCGCCTACCCGGTCATCCGTGACCTGGTGGTTGACCGCTCCGCTCTGGATCGTGTCATGGAACAGGGTGGCTACGTCTCCGTGAACGCCGGTACCGCACCGGACGCGGACACGCTGGCTACCAGCCACGAGAACGCCGAGAAGGCTCTCGACTTCGCAGCCTGCATTGGCTGTGGCGCGTGCGTCGCGGCGTGCCCGAACGGCGCGGCCCACCTGTTCACGGGCGCAAAGCTCCAGCACCTGCGTCTGACCCCCATGGGTGAGCACGAGCGCGGTCGTCGCGCTCGCAGGATGATTGATGAGCTGGAAACCAACTTTGGGCCGTGCTCGCTGTACGGCGAGTGCGCTGATGTCTGCCCCGCGGGTATCCCCCTAACGGCGGTATCCATTGTGACGAAAGAACGCGCGCGAGCTGCTCTTCGTGGTAAAGACGACTAA
- a CDS encoding DUF445 domain-containing protein: MSTMAYMSKLPVPGPSPEVEAERRRALRGHKALATGLLLVATVIYLVCRYVQVRTAADAPEWIGFVRAAAEAGMIGGLADWFAVTALFRHPLGLKIPHTAIVKNKKDQLGGALSQFVGENFLNAELIVAKVREAGIPNRIGQWLADPAHARAVSREAGTLGAKVLREVPREDAQELIRTLVIDRAAEPQWAPPMGRVLQQLIDDGKTEPIIEEVAQWLHRKTLESESLITTLIDDRAPAWAPDFANRLVGDKVYREAVKWTADVARDRFHPARDAVRRVITQFAVDLQSDEKTMARIEDLKEGILGSTAVKEIPVALWEHAVEALTSALTDEKSILRVRFAEFVQRQGENLLDDAERRAQLDEKIQKAARFLADNYAPEITAIISETVQRWDAEEASDKIELMVGKDLQYIRLNGTIVGALAGLAIYTVSYVLFGG; this comes from the coding sequence ATGTCTACAATGGCCTATATGTCGAAACTTCCTGTCCCTGGCCCCTCGCCGGAGGTGGAGGCCGAACGTCGCCGCGCGCTGCGCGGTCACAAGGCTCTTGCCACCGGTTTGCTGCTCGTCGCCACCGTGATCTACCTCGTGTGCCGGTACGTCCAGGTCCGCACCGCTGCGGACGCGCCCGAGTGGATCGGCTTCGTCCGGGCTGCGGCGGAGGCGGGCATGATCGGTGGGCTCGCTGACTGGTTCGCCGTCACGGCCCTCTTCCGTCACCCGCTGGGGCTGAAGATTCCGCACACGGCGATTGTGAAGAACAAGAAGGATCAGCTGGGTGGGGCGCTTAGCCAGTTCGTGGGGGAGAACTTCCTCAACGCTGAGCTCATCGTGGCGAAGGTCCGCGAGGCGGGCATCCCCAACCGGATTGGCCAGTGGCTGGCGGATCCGGCCCATGCCCGCGCCGTTTCCCGCGAGGCCGGAACGCTCGGCGCGAAGGTGCTGCGCGAGGTGCCTAGGGAGGACGCGCAGGAGCTCATCCGCACGCTCGTCATTGATCGTGCCGCCGAACCGCAGTGGGCGCCGCCCATGGGCCGCGTCCTGCAGCAGCTCATCGACGACGGCAAAACGGAGCCGATCATCGAGGAGGTGGCTCAGTGGTTGCATCGCAAGACGTTGGAGTCCGAGTCACTCATCACAACGCTTATCGACGATCGGGCTCCTGCCTGGGCACCCGACTTCGCTAACCGTCTGGTTGGCGACAAGGTCTACCGCGAGGCGGTCAAATGGACGGCCGATGTGGCGCGCGATCGGTTCCACCCCGCCCGCGACGCGGTGCGTCGCGTCATCACCCAATTTGCCGTGGACCTACAAAGTGACGAGAAGACAATGGCGCGTATCGAGGATCTGAAGGAGGGAATCCTCGGTTCCACAGCGGTCAAGGAGATTCCTGTCGCCCTGTGGGAGCACGCCGTGGAGGCTCTCACGAGCGCCCTTACTGACGAGAAGTCCATCCTCCGTGTCCGCTTCGCTGAGTTCGTGCAGCGCCAGGGCGAGAACCTTCTCGACGATGCCGAGCGCCGCGCTCAGCTGGACGAGAAGATCCAGAAGGCGGCCCGCTTCCTTGCTGATAACTACGCGCCCGAAATCACCGCCATCATCTCCGAGACGGTTCAGCGCTGGGACGCGGAGGAAGCCAGTGACAAGATTGAGCTCATGGTGGGCAAGGATTTGCAGTATATTCGTCTTAACGGCACCATTGTTGGCGCCCTGGCAGGACTTGCCATCTACACTGTTTCCTACGTCCTATTTGGAGGCTAG
- a CDS encoding DUF2516 family protein: MATAFTIFHYVIRGLFYAVALAGALGVLQCFTTREDAFPAADRKPKMTWVAILAGSTLAQFLYQIPFIGWIGMVAIGIYWFDVRPSIKDVLSY, encoded by the coding sequence ATGGCAACCGCTTTCACTATCTTCCACTACGTCATCAGGGGGCTCTTTTACGCGGTAGCGCTGGCCGGGGCCCTTGGCGTCCTGCAGTGCTTTACCACCCGCGAGGACGCGTTCCCTGCAGCAGACAGGAAGCCGAAGATGACGTGGGTAGCGATCCTTGCCGGTTCTACCCTCGCCCAGTTTCTGTACCAGATCCCCTTCATCGGCTGGATCGGCATGGTTGCTATCGGCATCTACTGGTTCGATGTCCGCCCGAGCATCAAGGACGTTCTTAGTTACTAA
- a CDS encoding TetR/AcrR family transcriptional regulator: protein MSTRSETIKRLHEATRRMIIRQGIGGCRIDRITTEAGLSRGAFYSNFTSLDELLSATLTEHLTGLTDRALALDDRWIESISRFTPSFSLLSDADKLATLLRNAAAATGLDGDAQIINLEMIAAVARGQFTDLPLDAMEEALYHVATVVLRAIGRVPVSTDSPLGLAFFKLAPRDEVTACFATIVLMSLSRSA, encoded by the coding sequence ATGAGCACCCGATCGGAGACCATTAAGCGACTGCACGAAGCCACCCGCCGCATGATCATCCGCCAGGGAATCGGCGGCTGCCGGATCGACCGCATCACCACGGAGGCGGGGCTGTCCCGGGGGGCGTTTTACTCCAATTTCACAAGCCTCGACGAGCTCCTGTCCGCCACCCTCACCGAGCACCTCACCGGGCTCACCGACCGTGCACTCGCCCTCGACGACCGCTGGATCGAATCAATCTCCCGGTTTACTCCCAGTTTCTCTCTGCTTTCCGACGCCGACAAGCTTGCCACCCTGTTGCGCAACGCTGCGGCGGCCACCGGGCTGGATGGTGACGCACAGATCATCAACCTGGAGATGATCGCTGCCGTCGCCCGTGGTCAGTTCACTGACCTGCCACTGGACGCGATGGAAGAGGCCCTCTACCACGTAGCCACCGTCGTGCTGCGCGCTATCGGCCGTGTTCCCGTCTCAACCGATTCCCCGCTTGGTCTCGCCTTTTTCAAACTCGCCCCACGCGACGAGGTCACCGCATGCTTCGCCACCATCGTCCTCATGTCACTGTCGCGTAGCGCCTAG
- a CDS encoding LmeA family phospholipid-binding protein yields the protein MKSLGKALVGLLVMVVILAAAAEFGLRWYIGNQLETSVKAQSPVAVQEKPSIEFGATPLLFSLVTKTVPNVDVSVPSTLQISSGADAPVISGAPAADVSLTDLDISDPQVLRAAHMVAHVELPDEFLLATIQRQMADNPPSTGSTIGDALAQRFLHISGVTSRAATQAVDIEFADGIATLTLEPRAADGNLSFTATNAELLGFEVPQEIVDAISESLASAAQDAAGQMSVDKLEVKDGLIDLTVSSDNPSVATQQ from the coding sequence ATGAAGTCACTGGGTAAGGCTCTGGTGGGTCTCCTCGTCATGGTTGTCATTCTGGCGGCTGCGGCGGAGTTTGGCCTGCGTTGGTACATCGGCAATCAACTGGAGACGTCCGTGAAGGCGCAGAGTCCAGTAGCGGTGCAGGAGAAGCCATCGATCGAGTTCGGTGCCACTCCCCTACTGTTCAGTCTGGTGACCAAGACGGTTCCCAATGTCGATGTGTCGGTGCCATCGACGCTGCAGATCAGCTCCGGGGCGGATGCGCCGGTGATTAGTGGCGCACCGGCTGCCGATGTGTCGCTGACGGATCTGGATATCTCCGATCCGCAGGTGCTGCGTGCAGCGCACATGGTGGCCCACGTGGAGCTTCCCGACGAGTTCCTGCTGGCCACAATTCAGCGCCAGATGGCGGACAACCCGCCGTCAACAGGCAGCACCATCGGCGATGCTCTCGCCCAGCGGTTCCTGCACATCAGTGGGGTGACGAGCCGGGCTGCAACACAGGCGGTGGACATTGAGTTCGCCGACGGCATCGCCACCCTCACCCTCGAGCCGCGGGCCGCCGACGGCAATCTCTCGTTTACGGCCACGAACGCCGAGTTGCTCGGCTTCGAGGTGCCGCAGGAGATCGTTGACGCGATCTCGGAGTCGCTGGCCTCGGCGGCACAGGATGCGGCTGGTCAGATGAGCGTCGACAAGCTAGAAGTGAAAGATGGCCTGATAGACCTAACGGTGAGCAGCGACAACCCGAGTGTCGCTACGCAACAGTGA
- a CDS encoding DUF2505 domain-containing protein: protein MTARNEVTVTIPHSKEKVLQAWRTQEFWDFDTKNLSTEPGEVHEFNEADGKVDVALYEVMPMTLLPEAVQGMISQDLKIKRTFHLEDENTASYHSDVKGTPVDFGADIAVSGEGDTTTLTYSNTVDVKIPFMGAAIEPKVAEALEQTTQAEADLLGQWISDNL, encoded by the coding sequence ATGACTGCACGAAATGAAGTAACCGTAACTATCCCCCACTCCAAGGAAAAGGTGCTCCAGGCATGGCGCACCCAAGAGTTCTGGGATTTTGACACCAAGAACCTGTCCACCGAGCCCGGTGAGGTACACGAGTTCAACGAGGCGGACGGCAAGGTCGATGTGGCCCTCTACGAGGTCATGCCAATGACGCTGCTGCCGGAGGCTGTTCAGGGCATGATCAGCCAGGATCTGAAGATCAAGCGCACCTTCCACCTGGAGGACGAGAACACCGCCAGCTACCACAGCGATGTCAAGGGCACCCCGGTTGATTTCGGTGCGGATATCGCCGTTTCCGGCGAGGGTGACACGACGACGCTGACCTACTCCAACACCGTCGACGTGAAGATCCCGTTCATGGGTGCTGCTATCGAGCCGAAGGTGGCCGAGGCGCTGGAGCAGACCACGCAGGCTGAGGCCGATCTGCTCGGACAGTGGATTTCTGACAACCTGTAA